The window CTACTGCCCCTCCTGTTGTTCGCCGCCGCCGGGACCGCCCTCGCCTGGAAGGGCGGCGAGGTACTCGTCGCCTCCTCGGATCGCCTCGGGGCGTACTACGGCCTGCCGGCCATCGTCCAGGGGGCGATCATCGCCGCCGTCGGCTCGTCGTTTCCGGAACTGTCGAGTACCGTCATCGCGGCCGTGATCTACAACGAGTTCGAGATCGGCGTCGGTGCCATCGTCGGCTCTGCCGTGTTCAACATCCTCGTCATCCCGGCGGTGTCGGCTCTGCTCGGCGAGGGGAGTCTCGCGTCGAACCGCGATCTGGTCTACAAGGAAGCGCAGTTCTACATCCTCTCCATCGCCGTCCTCCTGTTGACGTTCTCGATGGCGGTGATCTACTTCCCGACGCTCGGCAACGGGACGCGACTGGACGGGACGCTGTACTGGTGGCTCGCGCTCGCGCCGGTCGCCTTCTACGGCCTCTACATCTTCATCCAGTACCACGACACCATCGAGTACGTCCCGGACGTGCCCATAGACACCGGGCGCATCGACCCGCGCAGAGAGTGGGGGATGCTCGTCGTCTCGTTGGTCCTGATCCTCGTCGGCGCGGAGTTCCTCGTCCGGGCGGCCGTGGGGTTGGGTGACGCGTTCGGCACCTCGACGTTCCTCTGGGGCTTGACGGTCGTCGCGGCCGGGACGAGTCTCCCGGACACCTTCGTCTCGGTGTCGGCCGCGCGGGTCGGCAA of the Salinirubrum litoreum genome contains:
- a CDS encoding sodium:calcium antiporter, which encodes MVDLLPLLLFAAAGTALAWKGGEVLVASSDRLGAYYGLPAIVQGAIIAAVGSSFPELSSTVIAAVIYNEFEIGVGAIVGSAVFNILVIPAVSALLGEGSLASNRDLVYKEAQFYILSIAVLLLTFSMAVIYFPTLGNGTRLDGTLYWWLALAPVAFYGLYIFIQYHDTIEYVPDVPIDTGRIDPRREWGMLVVSLVLILVGAEFLVRAAVGLGDAFGTSTFLWGLTVVAAGTSLPDTFVSVSAARVGNASVSLANVLGSNIFALLVALPAGVIAAGQTTVDFGVVVPMMGFLIVASIAFFGVLRTDMVLSRRESYLLLGFYGVFIVWLISESLGVTNLVRL